One Cryobacterium psychrophilum DNA segment encodes these proteins:
- a CDS encoding DUF349 domain-containing protein has product MTTTDQQPWGRVDETGTVYVREASGERAVGQYPDATPEEALAYFERKYVELNGQVTLLEQRAKGGAPAADVAKSVTNLTTAVANANAVGNLAALAERLAALGGTVTELTEQQSVETKAAAAAAVAERTAIVNAAERLAAEDPAKTQWKQTSAALDALFAKWQAHQHDAPRIPKGEANDLWKRFRAARTTIEQNRKAFFAELDSAHKDVRTRKQGLIEQAEALADKGADGVFAYRNLLEEWKKAGRSGKKQDDAMWAKFKAAGDVLYSAKSEVEAISNEEYDANLVLKLELLTEAETLLTVTDRIKSRDTLSTIQRKWDAIGKVPRDQVKPIEDRLRKVEAVVRKLDEDHWKRNNPETKARTEGLAGQLNDAIAKLEVELEKAQASKNAAAIAEATEALEARKAWLKAIAP; this is encoded by the coding sequence TTGACGACGACAGATCAGCAACCATGGGGTCGCGTAGACGAAACCGGCACGGTTTACGTACGTGAAGCCTCGGGCGAGCGCGCCGTCGGCCAGTACCCCGACGCTACTCCCGAAGAAGCGCTTGCGTATTTTGAGCGCAAATACGTGGAACTCAACGGCCAGGTGACGTTGCTGGAGCAGCGCGCCAAGGGCGGCGCCCCCGCCGCGGACGTCGCCAAGTCCGTTACGAACCTGACGACAGCGGTCGCAAACGCCAACGCCGTCGGCAACCTCGCCGCCCTCGCCGAGCGTCTCGCCGCCCTCGGCGGAACCGTGACCGAGCTCACCGAGCAGCAGAGCGTTGAGACGAAGGCCGCCGCCGCCGCCGCCGTCGCCGAACGCACCGCCATCGTGAACGCGGCAGAACGACTCGCCGCTGAGGACCCCGCCAAGACACAGTGGAAGCAGACCAGCGCCGCCCTCGACGCCCTGTTCGCCAAGTGGCAGGCGCACCAGCACGACGCTCCGCGCATCCCCAAGGGCGAGGCAAACGACCTGTGGAAGCGCTTCCGTGCCGCTCGCACCACCATCGAACAGAACCGCAAGGCGTTCTTCGCGGAGCTTGACAGCGCACACAAGGATGTTCGCACCCGCAAACAGGGCCTGATCGAGCAGGCCGAAGCGCTCGCGGACAAGGGCGCGGACGGCGTCTTTGCGTACCGCAACCTGCTGGAGGAGTGGAAGAAGGCCGGTCGCAGCGGCAAGAAGCAGGACGACGCCATGTGGGCCAAGTTCAAGGCAGCTGGCGACGTGCTCTACTCCGCGAAGTCCGAGGTCGAGGCGATCTCCAACGAGGAATACGACGCCAACCTCGTGCTGAAACTCGAACTCCTGACCGAGGCCGAGACCCTGCTGACCGTCACCGACCGCATCAAGTCCCGCGACACGCTGAGCACCATCCAGCGCAAGTGGGATGCGATCGGCAAGGTCCCCCGCGACCAGGTCAAGCCGATTGAAGATCGTCTGCGCAAGGTGGAGGCCGTCGTGCGCAAGCTCGATGAGGACCACTGGAAGCGCAACAACCCGGAGACCAAGGCCCGCACCGAGGGTCTTGCCGGACAGCTGAACGACGCCATCGCGAAGCTCGAGGTCGAGCTGGAGAAGGCTCAGGCGAGCAAGAACGCTGCCGCCATCGCCGAGGCCACCGAGGCTCTTGAGGCACGCAAGGCATGGCTCAAGGCAATCGCCCCGTAG
- a CDS encoding RelA/SpoT family protein, translated as MTDTSTPSPASLRRLVPRIFSRAQPAGAVDTLIKTVRLHHPKVDLSIIERAYTAAERAHDGQMRRSGEPYITHPVAVAQILADLGIGTKTIAAALLHDTVEDTSYTLDQLRADFGDEITMLVDGVTKLDKVKYGDSTQAETVRKMIVAMSKDIRVLIIKLADRLHNARTWGFVPAASAVRKATETLEIYAPLAHRLGIQTIKWELEDLSFAVLYPKLYAEIESLVRQRTPQREEFVQNVIDTINDDLKAARIRGKVAGRPKQYYSIYQKMVVRGRDFDEIYDLVGIRVLVNSVRDCYAVLGSIHARWTPLPGRFKDYIATPKFNLYQSLHTTVMGPSGRPVEIQIRTQEMHQRAEFGVAAHWKYKEQVTGKSPGVGPKSDTDMAWLAHISDWQAETVDPGEFLDSLRYEIGAKEVYVFTPKGRVIGLPAGATPVDFAYAVHTEVGHRTMGSKVNGRLVPLESSLHTGDVVEVFTSKNPDSGPSKDWLGFVKSPRARNKIRQWFTKERRDEAIEQGRDSIARAMRKQNLPLQKLMSQDSFAEVAALMKYEDVSALYAAVGEGHVSTQSVLEKVVSSIQTVEESDVSDFPVAPSGRTQTPRTSDSGVLVRGAPDILVKLARCCTPVPGDKIVGFVTRGAGVSVHQASCHNVQSLLKEPERMIDVEWAPTSKSLFLVHIQIEALDRSGLLSDVTRVLSEHHVNILSATVNTSSDRLAISRFVFEMGDTTHLDRVLNAVRRIDTVYDVYRVSDG; from the coding sequence CCGTACATCACGCATCCGGTGGCCGTCGCCCAAATTCTCGCCGACCTGGGCATTGGAACCAAAACCATTGCGGCCGCCCTGCTGCACGACACCGTCGAAGACACGTCGTACACCCTCGACCAGTTGCGAGCCGACTTCGGTGACGAGATCACCATGCTTGTTGATGGGGTCACCAAGCTCGACAAGGTGAAGTATGGGGACTCGACCCAGGCCGAGACCGTGCGCAAGATGATCGTCGCCATGTCGAAAGACATCCGCGTACTCATCATCAAACTCGCCGACAGGCTGCACAACGCGCGTACCTGGGGATTCGTCCCCGCTGCATCCGCGGTGCGCAAGGCCACGGAGACGCTCGAGATCTACGCGCCCCTCGCGCACCGGCTGGGAATCCAGACGATCAAGTGGGAACTCGAAGACCTGTCCTTCGCCGTGCTGTACCCCAAGTTGTACGCCGAAATCGAAAGCCTCGTTCGCCAGCGCACGCCCCAGCGTGAAGAGTTCGTGCAGAACGTCATCGACACGATCAACGACGACCTCAAAGCCGCTCGCATCCGTGGCAAGGTTGCCGGTCGACCCAAGCAGTACTACTCGATCTACCAGAAGATGGTCGTTCGCGGTCGCGACTTCGACGAAATATACGACCTCGTCGGAATCCGCGTGCTCGTCAACTCCGTGCGCGACTGCTACGCCGTGCTCGGGTCGATCCACGCGCGTTGGACGCCGCTGCCCGGTCGTTTCAAGGACTATATCGCCACGCCCAAATTCAACCTGTACCAGTCCCTGCACACGACCGTGATGGGGCCGAGCGGTCGCCCGGTCGAGATTCAGATTCGCACGCAGGAAATGCACCAGCGAGCCGAATTCGGTGTCGCCGCGCATTGGAAGTACAAGGAACAGGTCACCGGCAAGAGCCCCGGCGTGGGCCCGAAGAGCGACACCGACATGGCGTGGCTCGCCCACATTTCGGATTGGCAGGCCGAGACGGTCGACCCCGGCGAATTCCTCGACTCGCTGCGCTACGAAATCGGTGCCAAGGAGGTCTACGTCTTCACCCCCAAGGGCCGCGTGATCGGTCTTCCGGCCGGTGCGACGCCCGTAGACTTCGCCTACGCGGTGCACACCGAGGTAGGCCACCGCACCATGGGATCCAAGGTCAACGGCCGGCTCGTTCCCCTCGAGAGCTCTCTCCATACCGGCGATGTCGTTGAGGTGTTCACCTCCAAGAATCCCGACTCCGGCCCGAGCAAGGACTGGCTGGGCTTCGTCAAGAGTCCCCGCGCGCGCAACAAGATTCGTCAGTGGTTCACGAAGGAACGTCGGGACGAGGCTATCGAGCAGGGCCGCGACTCGATAGCGCGAGCCATGCGCAAGCAGAACCTGCCCCTGCAGAAGCTCATGAGCCAGGACTCCTTCGCCGAGGTGGCCGCGCTCATGAAGTACGAGGACGTTTCCGCCCTCTACGCCGCCGTCGGCGAGGGCCACGTGTCGACGCAGTCCGTGCTTGAGAAGGTCGTCTCCTCGATTCAGACGGTCGAAGAGAGTGACGTCAGTGACTTTCCCGTGGCGCCGAGCGGCCGCACCCAGACGCCACGTACCAGCGACTCCGGTGTACTCGTTCGGGGTGCGCCGGACATCCTGGTCAAACTCGCCCGGTGCTGCACGCCCGTTCCGGGCGACAAGATCGTGGGATTCGTCACCAGGGGGGCCGGTGTTTCGGTGCACCAGGCGTCGTGCCACAACGTGCAGTCGCTGCTGAAAGAACCCGAGCGCATGATCGATGTCGAGTGGGCACCCACGTCGAAGAGCCTGTTCCTCGTGCACATTCAGATTGAGGCGCTCGACCGATCCGGTCTGTTGTCGGACGTGACGCGGGTGCTTTCCGAGCACCACGTGAATATTCTCTCCGCAACCGTGAACACGTCGAGCGACCGCCTCGCGATTAGTCGGTTCGTGTTCGAGATGGGGGACACGACACACCTCGACCGGGTGCTCAACGCCGTACGGCGCATTGACACCGTCTACGACGTCTATCGCGTCAGCGACGGCTAA